In Streptomyces sp. NBC_01439, the following are encoded in one genomic region:
- a CDS encoding serpin family protein translates to MRNSTVRAVNRLTTRWAAAAQVPDGNTGTVFTAAGLWPLLALLADGSGGPARAELEQALGIPADAAGRAARELLAALAGVRGLRTATGLWTDAGLPLEGDWSAKLPADARGTLTGDPDADAEALDAWASDRTDGLIERMPVALDEDTLMVLASALALRLRWIQPFDEWGGEPHTGPWAGRRVRMLYRSTSLLDRVRVAHGPTGAVTLLEVVGAAGVDVHLVLGEPGEPAGGTLTTGIAAITRALPATAVSLLPDGRPGPGLAVGTVAADSPEPRLGIQTVAFEVRSEHDLLDHARLFGLETATDTDRGHFPGVSSRPLAVDSARQTALARFDAEGFEAAAVTAFGLVGCAAPARPRYRARRAEVHFDRPFGFLAVHRTSRLVLAAGWVAEPDAYVPEPDADDF, encoded by the coding sequence ATGAGGAACTCGACGGTACGGGCGGTCAATCGGCTCACGACGCGCTGGGCCGCGGCCGCGCAGGTCCCGGACGGGAACACGGGCACCGTGTTCACCGCGGCCGGGCTATGGCCGCTGCTCGCCCTGCTCGCGGACGGCTCGGGCGGCCCGGCCCGCGCCGAACTGGAGCAGGCCCTGGGCATACCCGCCGATGCCGCGGGCCGGGCCGCCCGCGAGCTGCTGGCCGCCCTGGCCGGCGTACGGGGCCTTCGGACGGCGACCGGCCTGTGGACCGATGCCGGGCTCCCACTGGAGGGGGACTGGTCGGCGAAGCTCCCGGCCGACGCCCGGGGGACGCTGACCGGGGACCCGGACGCCGACGCCGAGGCGCTCGACGCATGGGCGTCGGACCGGACGGACGGGCTGATCGAGCGCATGCCGGTGGCCTTGGACGAGGACACCCTGATGGTCCTGGCCTCCGCGCTCGCGCTGCGGCTGCGGTGGATCCAGCCGTTCGACGAGTGGGGCGGGGAGCCGCACACCGGCCCGTGGGCCGGGCGCCGCGTGCGCATGCTGTACCGCAGCACCTCACTGCTCGACCGGGTCCGGGTGGCGCACGGCCCCACCGGTGCGGTCACCCTGCTGGAGGTCGTCGGGGCAGCGGGCGTGGACGTCCACCTCGTGCTGGGCGAGCCCGGGGAGCCGGCCGGCGGCACGCTCACCACCGGGATCGCCGCCATCACCAGGGCCCTCCCCGCCACGGCGGTGAGCCTGCTCCCCGACGGGCGCCCCGGTCCGGGACTGGCGGTCGGCACGGTGGCCGCCGACTCCCCCGAACCCCGGCTGGGCATCCAGACGGTGGCCTTCGAAGTGCGGTCGGAGCACGACCTCCTCGACCACGCCCGACTGTTCGGGCTGGAGACCGCCACCGACACGGACCGCGGCCACTTCCCCGGCGTCAGCTCCCGGCCGCTGGCCGTCGATTCGGCCCGGCAGACCGCGCTGGCCCGGTTCGATGCCGAAGGCTTCGAGGCCGCCGCCGTCACCGCCTTCGGCCTGGTGGGCTGCGCGGCGCCGGCGCGACCCAGGTACCGGGCCCGCCGGGCCGAGGTGCACTTCGACAGGCCGTTCGGGTTCCTGGCAGTCCACCGGACCTCGCGGCTGGTGCTGGCGGCCGGCTGGGTCGCCGAACCCGACGCCTATGTGCCCGAGCCCGACGCCGACGACTTCTAG
- a CDS encoding IclR family transcriptional regulator, translated as MDEAAAGGRAGRTSAAGSALEKSLRVLEAVAAPGGPHRLVDVTAAAAVPKSSTFRILASLIDQGFVRQEADSRYGVGPRLRGLSALVDAGEPASIGRVLGELRRATGQTVHLALHSGRTVTYVRKLESEDQPFRTASRVGMRMPLHTTAIGKSILALLPAEEVRELIGTTGLPRRTPHTLTTARALHAQLATVRARGFAVDDEENEPTIRCIGAAIPGPAGRPVGGVSVTTVTFLVSREELEAYAPALRAAAEALAPLL; from the coding sequence ATGGATGAAGCAGCAGCGGGCGGTCGCGCGGGGCGGACCTCCGCGGCCGGTTCCGCCCTGGAGAAGTCCCTGCGCGTCCTGGAAGCGGTGGCCGCGCCGGGCGGCCCGCACCGACTCGTCGATGTGACGGCGGCGGCCGCGGTGCCCAAGTCGAGCACCTTCCGCATCCTGGCGTCGCTGATCGACCAGGGCTTCGTACGCCAGGAGGCCGACAGCAGGTACGGGGTGGGGCCGCGGCTGCGCGGATTGTCCGCCCTGGTCGACGCCGGGGAACCGGCCAGCATCGGCCGCGTCCTCGGCGAACTCCGGCGGGCCACCGGCCAAACGGTCCATCTGGCCCTGCACAGCGGGCGGACCGTCACCTACGTCCGCAAGCTGGAGAGCGAGGACCAGCCCTTCCGGACGGCCTCCCGCGTCGGCATGCGCATGCCGCTGCACACGACCGCGATCGGCAAGAGCATCCTGGCCCTGCTGCCCGCCGAGGAGGTACGGGAACTGATCGGCACGACCGGATTGCCGCGCCGGACGCCGCACACGCTCACGACCGCACGAGCCCTGCACGCCCAACTGGCGACGGTCCGCGCCCGGGGCTTCGCCGTCGACGACGAGGAGAACGAGCCCACCATCCGCTGCATCGGCGCGGCGATCCCCGGTCCGGCGGGCCGGCCGGTCGGCGGGGTCAGCGTCACCACCGTCACGTTCCTGGTCTCCCGCGAGGAGCTCGAGGCGTACGCACCGGCTCTGCGCGCGGCCGCGGAGGCCCTGGCTCCACTGCTGTGA
- a CDS encoding glycoside hydrolase family 18 protein: MRRSMLGRLAVAAFSLSLLTAFAPAAAAQADGGHDRPYKKVGYFTQWGVYGRDFQVQDLEANGSAGKLTHINYAFGNVSAQGRCFTGNVPGEADAWADYVRPLDAANSVDGVADTAEQPLAGNFNQLRELKARHPGLKVLISLGGWSWSTHFSDAALTPASRKAFVESCIDLYIKGNLPQDGARGGAGAAAGVFDGIDLDWEWPGSAGDTDTKYRPEDKQNFTALVREFRTQLDAYARSQKRKTGYELTAFVPTAPAKIDAGFDVRRIMRDLDFVTLQGYDFHVSGEPRTAQQSALRARGDFSVDGTVNAWLRRGAPADKLVMGMPFYGQGWTGVSGGGDGMGQPATGPAPATWSAGYEDYKALKKLADSGTYTIHRDRRDGHAWLFDGTTLWTYDDPQVLRAKTGYIREHGLGGAMFWSLDADTADGGLMTAVDRGLRGR; the protein is encoded by the coding sequence ATGCGCCGCAGCATGCTCGGCAGGCTCGCCGTCGCCGCCTTCTCCCTCTCCCTGCTGACCGCCTTCGCGCCCGCTGCCGCCGCGCAGGCCGACGGCGGCCACGACCGTCCGTACAAGAAGGTCGGCTACTTCACCCAATGGGGTGTCTACGGACGGGACTTCCAGGTCCAGGACCTGGAGGCGAACGGCTCCGCCGGCAAGCTCACCCACATCAACTACGCGTTCGGCAACGTCAGTGCGCAGGGCAGGTGCTTCACCGGGAACGTGCCCGGCGAGGCCGACGCCTGGGCCGACTACGTGCGCCCGCTCGACGCGGCGAACTCCGTCGACGGGGTGGCCGACACCGCGGAACAGCCGCTGGCCGGCAACTTCAACCAGCTGCGCGAGCTCAAGGCCAGGCACCCCGGCCTCAAGGTGCTGATCTCGCTGGGCGGCTGGAGCTGGTCCACGCACTTCTCGGACGCCGCGCTCACCCCGGCTTCCCGCAAGGCCTTCGTCGAGTCCTGCATCGACCTCTACATCAAGGGAAACCTGCCCCAGGACGGCGCCCGCGGCGGAGCCGGAGCGGCCGCCGGCGTGTTCGACGGGATCGACCTCGACTGGGAGTGGCCCGGTTCCGCGGGTGACACCGACACGAAGTACCGGCCCGAGGACAAGCAGAACTTCACCGCGCTCGTCAGGGAGTTCCGGACACAGCTCGACGCGTACGCGCGGAGCCAGAAGAGGAAGACCGGGTACGAGCTGACCGCTTTCGTCCCGACCGCCCCCGCCAAGATCGACGCGGGCTTCGACGTCCGCCGGATCATGCGCGACCTCGACTTCGTGACCCTGCAGGGCTACGACTTCCACGTCTCCGGCGAGCCGAGGACCGCCCAGCAGTCCGCGCTGCGCGCCCGGGGCGACTTCAGCGTCGACGGGACCGTGAACGCCTGGCTCCGGCGCGGCGCGCCCGCGGACAAGCTGGTGATGGGCATGCCGTTCTACGGCCAGGGCTGGACCGGCGTCAGCGGTGGCGGGGACGGCATGGGGCAGCCCGCCACGGGCCCGGCACCGGCCACCTGGTCGGCCGGGTACGAGGACTACAAGGCGCTGAAGAAGCTGGCCGACTCCGGCACCTACACGATCCACCGGGACCGGCGCGACGGCCACGCCTGGCTCTTCGACGGCACCACCCTGTGGACGTACGACGACCCCCAGGTGCTGCGCGCCAAGACCGGCTACATCCGCGAACACGGCCTCGGCGGTGCCATGTTCTGGTCCCTCGACGCCGACACCGCGGACGGCGGGCTGATGACGGCCGTCGACCGGGGCCTGCGCGGCCGCTGA
- a CDS encoding VOC family protein, with translation MSVHLNHTIIHSRDNRESATFLGHVLGLEVGTEWGPFIPVDTANGVTLDFATIPAESITVQHYAFLLSEVEFDAAFEKIKSAGVPYFADPHGRHPGEINHNDGGRGVYFTDPSGHGMEIITRPYGYQEPDAE, from the coding sequence ATGTCCGTCCATCTGAACCACACGATCATCCATTCCCGTGACAACCGGGAGTCCGCCACCTTCCTGGGCCACGTTCTCGGCCTGGAGGTCGGGACCGAGTGGGGACCCTTCATCCCCGTGGACACCGCGAACGGCGTCACCCTGGACTTCGCGACCATCCCGGCCGAGTCGATCACCGTGCAGCACTACGCCTTCCTCCTCTCGGAGGTGGAGTTCGACGCGGCCTTCGAGAAGATCAAGTCGGCGGGGGTCCCGTACTTCGCCGACCCGCACGGCCGGCACCCCGGCGAGATCAACCACAACGACGGCGGCCGCGGGGTCTACTTCACGGATCCGAGCGGCCACGGGATGGAGATCATCACTCGTCCGTACGGCTACCAGGAGCCGGACGCCGAGTAA
- a CDS encoding N,N-dimethylformamidase beta subunit family domain-containing protein, with protein MHQMYSAGPGSDGEDAGRRRFLAIATGAATAAGFGALAGCANDSGDSAGGSGSGPKSGAASESAEPGKRPSVAAARGLDVKAENARPGHADWPVEKAGPARAIEGFTDKVSVLPGESFGLHVSTTAPRFTVSAYRMGWYGGARARLVWRSEALPGVRQPEHTVDAGTRMVRTRWTRTATVETKDWPEGSYLLRLDAQGGEGRRFVPLTVRSAVTAGRTVVVNAVATWQAYNRWGGYGSYDGPSGGFASRSLAVSFDRPYEYDDGAGLFLVYEAPLIALAERLGIPLAYTTTTDVAREKRLLEGAAAVLSLGHDEYWSPEQRAHVTAARDAGTNIAVLGANCCYRRIRLEPSDLGPDRTLVCYKSSYEQDPGFKRGQPATVDFRSAPGADPESSLLGVIYDGYPVDAPYVVTNPGHWLFEGTGARAGDRFEHLVGVEYDKVDTGFPTPRPIEILAHSPVVCEGRPSHQDTAYYTVASGAGVFATGTMRWVEALDATGDGRSGRNHGLDARSGALTTRVTENLLRVFAVGPAGRAHPAQDNVKAVYGS; from the coding sequence ATGCACCAGATGTACTCGGCCGGGCCCGGCTCGGACGGCGAAGACGCAGGCAGGCGGCGGTTCCTCGCGATCGCGACGGGGGCGGCCACGGCTGCGGGGTTCGGCGCCCTGGCCGGTTGCGCGAACGACAGCGGAGACAGTGCCGGCGGATCCGGGTCGGGGCCGAAGTCCGGGGCGGCGTCGGAGTCCGCCGAACCGGGCAAGAGGCCGTCGGTCGCCGCGGCGCGGGGTCTCGACGTCAAGGCCGAGAACGCCCGCCCGGGCCATGCCGACTGGCCGGTGGAGAAGGCCGGCCCGGCGCGGGCCATCGAGGGGTTCACGGACAAGGTCAGCGTCCTGCCCGGCGAGTCCTTCGGGCTGCACGTGTCGACGACCGCACCCCGGTTCACCGTCTCCGCCTACCGGATGGGCTGGTACGGCGGGGCCCGGGCGCGGCTGGTGTGGCGCTCCGAGGCCCTGCCCGGGGTCCGGCAGCCGGAGCACACGGTGGACGCCGGGACCAGGATGGTCCGCACCCGGTGGACCCGTACCGCCACGGTCGAGACGAAGGACTGGCCGGAGGGCAGCTATCTGCTGCGGCTGGACGCGCAGGGCGGCGAGGGCCGGCGGTTCGTGCCCCTCACCGTGCGGTCCGCGGTGACCGCGGGCCGCACGGTCGTGGTCAACGCGGTGGCCACCTGGCAGGCGTACAACCGGTGGGGCGGCTACGGCAGCTACGACGGCCCCAGCGGTGGCTTCGCCTCCCGCTCGCTCGCCGTGAGCTTCGACCGGCCGTACGAGTACGACGACGGCGCGGGCCTGTTCCTGGTCTACGAGGCCCCGCTGATCGCGCTGGCCGAGCGGCTCGGCATACCCCTCGCCTACACGACCACCACCGACGTGGCCCGGGAGAAGCGGCTCCTGGAGGGGGCGGCGGCGGTGCTCTCGCTCGGGCACGACGAGTACTGGTCGCCGGAGCAGCGGGCCCACGTCACGGCCGCCCGCGACGCCGGTACCAACATCGCGGTCCTGGGTGCGAACTGCTGCTACCGCCGGATCCGGCTGGAGCCCTCCGACCTGGGGCCGGACCGCACGCTGGTCTGTTACAAGTCGTCCTACGAGCAGGACCCGGGGTTCAAGCGCGGCCAGCCCGCAACGGTGGACTTCCGCTCCGCGCCCGGCGCGGACCCGGAGAGCTCGCTGCTCGGCGTGATCTACGACGGCTATCCGGTGGACGCCCCGTACGTGGTGACCAATCCCGGACACTGGCTCTTCGAGGGCACCGGGGCGCGGGCGGGCGACCGCTTCGAGCACCTGGTGGGGGTCGAGTACGACAAGGTCGACACCGGGTTCCCGACGCCCCGGCCGATCGAGATCCTGGCCCACTCCCCCGTGGTGTGCGAGGGGCGGCCCAGCCACCAGGACACGGCCTATTACACGGTGGCGAGCGGGGCGGGGGTGTTCGCGACCGGCACGATGCGGTGGGTGGAGGCCCTGGACGCGACCGGCGACGGCCGCAGCGGACGCAACCACGGCCTGGACGCGCGCTCGGGAGCGCTGACCACCCGGGTGACGGAGAACCTCCTGCGGGTGTTCGCGGTGGGCCCGGCCGGCCGGGCCCACCCGGCACAGGACAACGTCAAGGCGGTGTACGGGAGTTAG
- a CDS encoding WG repeat-containing protein translates to MPSSTAPRPPYVVPCAESAGSGARYALVGADGRLVRAPELSAVGAFHPDGRGGFVAPAADLEGRCGYLDHDGAWLAEPALPYTETFEADGLSRFRAEDGRWGYAGTDGTPVIPATLTEAHVFRHGLAAARTEDGTGYIDTTGRFVIRPQYAAAGWFAPNGLAGVRMADSGRCGYIDRAGRTVVEPRFDGARPFGPDGAAPVRVGGLWGLIDEKGEWIVEPSFRMLNAFHANGLAHVLGGTVGNHFRGFLNGRGEVVIKANDRMSEDFRCGLVRIDNGYAHGYLDAAGEEVIEREYEWAEDFDAAGAAVAHYLEPMDDDAPEDAPEGAPDEDRAADRPCGRAWGVLRSDGRFVPVHHLEPLTDEEGWVLGFGFGTGLAAFVTRGGGVAHVDRDGTDVCRVEATADGGALRLVNRAGTILWESTAAEGTFASVEPAHCQEAHSYLVYPGAPERDVADLAGELLAAEPRPFEPCSLIFDDREDPYEPAEPEDDPDADGTSFGAMSVVARTFLYAEHQHDFSFLQDWTSERFGEIEHDVIGRLTARFGDPLPGVELCLRSGDGESSTVWRVGTQQLVLQSYCLVGDGDMEIQLWLAAVAPSAEDAQPSP, encoded by the coding sequence ATGCCGTCCAGCACCGCCCCCCGGCCGCCGTACGTCGTCCCCTGCGCGGAATCGGCAGGTTCAGGGGCGCGGTACGCCCTCGTCGGCGCCGACGGGCGGCTGGTTCGGGCGCCGGAGTTGAGCGCGGTCGGGGCGTTCCACCCGGACGGCCGGGGCGGGTTCGTCGCCCCCGCCGCCGACCTGGAGGGCCGGTGCGGCTACCTCGACCACGACGGTGCGTGGCTGGCCGAACCGGCGCTTCCCTACACCGAAACGTTCGAGGCCGACGGGCTCTCCCGGTTCCGGGCGGAGGACGGCCGCTGGGGCTACGCCGGGACGGACGGAACGCCGGTCATACCGGCGACACTGACGGAGGCCCACGTGTTCCGCCACGGCCTGGCCGCCGCCCGCACCGAGGACGGGACGGGCTACATCGACACCACGGGCCGCTTCGTGATCCGCCCGCAGTACGCCGCGGCGGGGTGGTTCGCGCCGAACGGGCTCGCCGGCGTGCGGATGGCCGACAGCGGGCGCTGCGGCTACATCGACCGCGCGGGCCGTACGGTCGTCGAGCCGCGGTTCGACGGGGCGAGGCCCTTCGGCCCCGACGGCGCGGCGCCCGTGCGGGTGGGCGGCCTGTGGGGCCTGATCGACGAGAAGGGGGAGTGGATCGTCGAACCGTCCTTCCGGATGCTCAACGCCTTCCACGCAAACGGCCTCGCCCACGTCCTGGGCGGTACCGTCGGCAACCACTTCCGCGGCTTCCTGAACGGCCGCGGCGAGGTGGTGATCAAGGCGAACGACCGGATGTCCGAGGACTTCCGGTGCGGACTGGTGCGCATCGACAACGGCTACGCGCACGGCTACCTCGACGCCGCCGGTGAGGAGGTCATCGAGCGGGAGTACGAGTGGGCCGAGGACTTCGACGCCGCCGGAGCCGCAGTGGCCCATTACCTCGAACCCATGGACGATGACGCCCCCGAGGACGCCCCCGAGGGCGCCCCCGACGAAGATCGTGCCGCCGACCGCCCCTGCGGGCGGGCGTGGGGGGTCCTTCGCTCAGACGGACGGTTCGTCCCGGTCCACCATCTAGAGCCCCTCACCGACGAAGAGGGCTGGGTCCTCGGATTCGGCTTCGGGACCGGACTCGCCGCGTTCGTCACCCGCGGCGGCGGGGTCGCCCACGTGGACCGCGACGGCACGGACGTCTGCCGGGTCGAGGCCACCGCTGACGGCGGCGCCCTACGCCTGGTGAACCGGGCCGGGACGATCCTCTGGGAATCCACCGCGGCCGAGGGCACGTTCGCGTCCGTGGAGCCCGCCCACTGCCAAGAGGCGCACTCGTACCTGGTGTACCCCGGTGCCCCGGAACGGGACGTCGCCGACCTCGCGGGCGAGCTGCTCGCTGCCGAGCCCCGCCCCTTCGAACCCTGCTCGCTGATCTTCGACGACAGGGAGGACCCGTACGAGCCCGCCGAGCCCGAGGACGACCCGGACGCCGACGGCACCTCGTTCGGCGCGATGAGCGTGGTCGCCCGGACCTTCCTCTACGCCGAGCACCAACACGACTTCTCCTTCCTCCAGGACTGGACGTCCGAACGCTTCGGTGAGATCGAGCACGACGTCATCGGCCGGCTCACCGCCCGCTTCGGCGACCCGCTCCCGGGAGTCGAGCTGTGCCTGCGCTCCGGCGACGGCGAGTCGTCCACGGTGTGGCGGGTCGGCACGCAGCAACTGGTCCTGCAGTCGTACTGCCTGGTCGGCGACGGGGACATGGAGATCCAGCTCTGGCTCGCCGCCGTCGCGCCGTCCGCCGAAGACGCCCAGCCGTCGCCGTAG
- a CDS encoding bifunctional 4-hydroxy-2-oxoglutarate aldolase/2-dehydro-3-deoxy-phosphogluconate aldolase produces MPGHPSDHLSGRPSDDPSGDPSGHLYAVLAAQRVLPVLRNADADEAVRHTTDLLATGCRAVELTTSTPGWAAAVTRTAALNDVHGRPALIGVGTVTTTAQAEAALDASAAFLISPYPAPAVRAVAVRREAVFIEGGFTPGEIAAAVRAAGAAKVFPAHVGGPGFVRSLRAVLPGAVIVATGGIRPAEVPDWLAAGATAVGIGDGLPSDPDELAAVFAGAATPCCGSCDTAAGH; encoded by the coding sequence ATGCCTGGCCATCCGTCAGACCACCTGTCCGGCCGACCGTCGGACGATCCGTCCGGCGACCCGTCGGGGCACCTCTACGCGGTGCTGGCGGCCCAGCGCGTGCTGCCCGTGCTGCGCAATGCCGATGCCGACGAGGCCGTCCGCCACACCACCGACCTGCTCGCCACCGGCTGCCGCGCGGTCGAGCTCACCACCTCCACCCCCGGCTGGGCGGCCGCCGTGACCCGCACCGCCGCGCTGAACGACGTCCACGGCCGTCCGGCGCTGATCGGCGTAGGCACGGTCACCACCACCGCACAGGCGGAGGCGGCCCTTGACGCGAGCGCCGCCTTCCTGATCTCCCCCTACCCCGCCCCCGCGGTCCGCGCGGTGGCCGTGCGCCGCGAAGCCGTCTTCATCGAGGGCGGGTTCACCCCCGGCGAGATCGCCGCCGCCGTCCGGGCCGCCGGAGCCGCCAAGGTGTTCCCGGCGCACGTCGGCGGCCCCGGGTTCGTGCGCTCCCTCCGGGCCGTCCTGCCCGGGGCGGTGATCGTTGCGACCGGCGGCATCCGGCCCGCAGAGGTACCGGACTGGCTCGCCGCCGGCGCGACGGCCGTCGGGATCGGCGACGGCCTGCCGTCCGACCCGGACGAACTCGCCGCCGTGTTCGCCGGCGCGGCCACGCCGTGCTGCGGATCCTGCGACACCGCTGCGGGGCACTGA
- a CDS encoding sigma-70 family RNA polymerase sigma factor, whose amino-acid sequence MTTQHTAALVAAARAGDPRAQDELVSTHLPLVYNIVGRALNGSCDVDDVVQDTMLRALDGLAGLRVDESFRSWLVAIAMNRVRAHWQARQSGFGESTLEAASDVADPGADFVDLTVTRLQLAGQRRETARATRWLEPEDRALLSLWWLECAGELTRAEVAGALELTPQHTAVRVQRMKAQLESARVVERALDTHPACEELRTVMAGWDGQPSALWRKRIARHARECVRCSGLWSGLVPAEGLLAGLALVPVSAALLAGVKAAGATGFAPVSVAFAEGYDGGVSSGFDDAATQLTPIADVGGAGRGALRKRRQSRRRVVGGAVLAACVAGGGLVYLGGLPGSGDTKEGAAAPATPLAALAATESTAPPSESASPSASPSPSASASASPSPSASPSPTQSKSKSPSPKASAAKPAPAPPSGVAGQVVALVNSERAAAGCGPLKEDPQLRAAAQGHSDDMAARDFFDHTSPDGKDPGDRTTAAGYRWSTYGENIARGQQTAQSVMDSWMKSPGHKANILNCSFKDIGVGIHQGSGGPWWTQNFGAR is encoded by the coding sequence ATGACTACTCAGCACACCGCAGCGCTCGTGGCAGCGGCTCGCGCGGGCGACCCCCGCGCGCAGGACGAGCTCGTCAGCACCCATCTCCCGCTCGTCTACAACATCGTCGGGCGGGCCCTCAACGGGTCCTGCGACGTGGACGATGTGGTGCAGGACACGATGCTGCGGGCGCTCGACGGGCTGGCCGGCCTGCGCGTGGACGAGAGCTTCCGGTCCTGGCTGGTGGCGATCGCCATGAACCGCGTGCGGGCGCACTGGCAGGCCCGGCAGAGTGGTTTCGGCGAGAGCACCCTGGAGGCCGCGAGCGACGTCGCCGACCCGGGTGCCGACTTCGTCGACCTGACCGTCACCCGCCTCCAGCTCGCCGGACAGCGGCGCGAGACGGCCCGCGCCACCCGCTGGCTGGAGCCGGAGGACCGGGCGCTGCTGTCGCTGTGGTGGCTGGAGTGCGCAGGGGAACTGACCCGGGCGGAGGTGGCGGGCGCGCTGGAGCTGACCCCGCAGCACACGGCGGTCCGGGTGCAGCGGATGAAGGCGCAGCTGGAGTCGGCCCGCGTGGTGGAGCGCGCGCTGGACACCCATCCGGCGTGCGAGGAACTGCGGACCGTCATGGCGGGCTGGGACGGGCAGCCCTCGGCGCTGTGGCGCAAGCGAATAGCCCGGCACGCCCGTGAATGCGTACGTTGTTCCGGACTGTGGAGCGGACTGGTCCCGGCGGAGGGCCTGCTGGCCGGTCTGGCCCTGGTACCGGTCTCGGCGGCCCTGCTCGCCGGGGTGAAGGCGGCGGGGGCGACCGGCTTCGCCCCCGTGAGCGTGGCTTTCGCCGAGGGTTACGACGGGGGCGTCAGCAGCGGCTTCGACGACGCGGCGACCCAGCTCACCCCGATAGCCGACGTGGGCGGCGCCGGCCGCGGCGCGCTGCGCAAGCGCCGGCAGAGCCGCCGCCGGGTGGTCGGCGGCGCGGTGCTCGCCGCCTGCGTCGCGGGCGGCGGGCTCGTGTACCTCGGGGGGCTGCCGGGTTCCGGTGACACGAAGGAGGGCGCGGCCGCGCCCGCGACCCCGCTGGCGGCGCTCGCTGCGACCGAATCCACCGCTCCGCCCTCGGAGTCGGCCTCCCCCTCCGCGTCCCCGTCGCCGTCCGCGTCGGCCTCCGCCTCGCCGAGCCCGTCCGCGAGCCCGAGCCCGACGCAGTCCAAGAGCAAGTCCCCCAGCCCGAAGGCTTCGGCGGCCAAGCCGGCGCCCGCCCCGCCGTCGGGCGTGGCCGGCCAGGTCGTGGCCCTGGTCAACAGCGAGCGGGCGGCGGCCGGCTGCGGCCCCCTCAAGGAGGACCCGCAGCTGCGGGCGGCGGCTCAGGGGCACTCCGACGACATGGCGGCCCGGGACTTCTTCGACCACACCAGCCCCGACGGCAAGGACCCGGGCGACCGGACGACCGCGGCCGGCTACCGCTGGTCGACGTACGGGGAGAACATCGCGCGGGGCCAGCAGACGGCCCAGTCGGTCATGGACTCCTGGATGAAGAGCCCGGGCCACAAGGCGAACATCCTGAACTGCTCCTTCAAGGACATCGGCGTGGGCATCCACCAGGGCTCGGGCGGCCCCTGGTGGACCCAGAACTTCGGCGCGCGGTAG
- a CDS encoding PfkB family carbohydrate kinase has translation MAAGADLHYDVLVLGEVLVEIHAGTALRGATDGTPARISYSGDALNAAAAAAAAGARTALLAVVGDDELSVPLLDRAAALGVDVSHVRRAPHPNGAYLLSADPDGDREFVYWRTHSAGSTLGPGHVASWRDLLTGCGALVTSGITGALSPSSRAAVLAAARWVHGAGGHVTYDPNFRSRLTGPAEARQLLAEIAPLTGLLKLSCPADARALVGTADPRAAAVRCRALGARTVAVTAGADRLLLDDGTRAAYLPVPVDPEPVDATGAGDCFTGTTTARLVLGDALADAVAHGAAAASLSVSGRGGTGRVPAFGETAALAVAHRRSGRAAAG, from the coding sequence GTGGCCGCAGGAGCCGACCTGCACTACGACGTCCTCGTACTCGGCGAGGTCCTGGTCGAGATCCATGCGGGCACCGCCCTGCGCGGGGCCACCGACGGCACCCCGGCCCGCATCTCCTACTCCGGGGACGCCCTCAACGCGGCGGCCGCCGCGGCCGCGGCCGGCGCCCGTACCGCCCTGCTCGCCGTGGTCGGCGACGACGAGCTCAGCGTCCCGCTGCTGGACCGGGCCGCCGCACTCGGCGTGGACGTCTCCCACGTCCGCCGCGCCCCGCACCCCAACGGCGCCTACCTGCTCTCCGCCGACCCCGACGGCGACCGCGAGTTCGTCTACTGGCGCACCCACAGCGCCGGATCCACCCTGGGACCCGGGCACGTCGCATCCTGGCGGGACCTGCTGACCGGCTGCGGAGCGCTCGTCACCAGCGGCATCACCGGCGCCCTGTCGCCGAGCAGCCGCGCCGCCGTCCTGGCCGCGGCACGGTGGGTGCACGGGGCGGGCGGGCACGTGACGTACGACCCCAACTTCCGGTCCCGGCTGACCGGACCGGCCGAGGCCCGGCAGCTGCTGGCCGAGATCGCACCGCTGACCGGGCTGCTCAAGCTCTCGTGCCCCGCCGATGCGCGGGCCCTGGTGGGTACCGCCGACCCGCGCGCCGCCGCCGTCCGCTGCCGCGCGCTGGGTGCCCGCACGGTCGCGGTGACCGCGGGCGCCGACCGGCTGTTGCTGGACGACGGCACCCGGGCGGCGTACCTCCCCGTGCCGGTCGATCCCGAGCCGGTGGACGCGACCGGTGCGGGGGACTGCTTCACCGGCACCACCACCGCCCGGCTCGTCCTCGGGGACGCCCTCGCGGACGCCGTGGCGCACGGCGCGGCCGCCGCCTCCCTCTCGGTGTCGGGCCGCGGCGGCACCGGGCGCGTCCCCGCCTTCGGCGAGACGGCGGCGCTGGCCGTCGCCCACCGCCGGTCCGGCCGGGCGGCGGCGGGCTAG